The Bacteroidota bacterium genome segment AGAATATTCATTTTTTTGGCTTTTGAGCGTTTATTGCAAACTGATTAGTTTTTTCAGGGCATTTAAAGCTTTTCCGCTTTCCAGCGATTCTTTGGCTTCGCCCACGCAATCTTCAAAACTTTTTGACGGGGTGATGCATTTCAATCCCATCGCCGAATTGGCGATCACTGTCTGCGTTTGGGCTTCTGTTCCCTGGTTGGTCAGTACGTCCATGAAAATTTTGGTGGCGTCGTCCACTGTTTTGCCGCCGTAAAGTTCTTCGGGCCTGACTGTTTTTAGCCCCAGCATGGACGGGCTCATCACTTGCTCCAGTTCCCGGGAGGTGATTTTAAAATCGCCGGTCAGGGAGATTTCATCATAACCATCGAGGCTGTATAGAATAATAAAGTTGGTCTTTGTTTGCTGGTAGATGTAATTGTACAGTCTTGAAATTTCCAGGCTGTAAACACCAACCATCTGGTTTTTTGGGAAACTGGGATTGATCATGGGCCCAAGCATGTTGAAGAATGTTTTTACGCCCAGTTCGCGGCGGATGGGGGCAACGTTCTTCATGGCCGAGTTAAACAAAGGTGCATGCAGGAAGCAGATTCCCGTTTTTTCCATTTCTTCTCTTAACTTAGGGACATCGTTTTTAAATTTATACCCTAAGGCTTCCATGACATTTGAAGAACCACAGTTTGATGAAACCGCGTAATTGCCATGTTTGGCCACTTTGCCTCCTGCACCGGCCACAACAAAAGAGGAAAGGGTGGAGATGTTGAAGGTGTCTTTCTTATCGCCGCCGGTTCCACAAAGGTCTATGGTGTTGAAATCCGAAAGATCAACCGGGGTGCACAATTCAAGCAGTGCATCACGGAAACCTGCCAGTTCTTCTACTTTTATGCTTCTCATTAAATATACTGAAATGAAGGCGGCAATTTCCGAATTGTTGCATTTCCCGTTGGCTATTTCTGTTAGTGCAGCTTTGGCTTCTTCGCGATTAAGTGTTTGATGTTCAAATAATTGTTCTAATATTTCTTTTATCATGATTTTTCAATTTTAATTTTCCAGTGTTCAAATTTTGTCGGTTACGCATTCGCCTGATTATTCAATCCTTAGCTGTTCAGCCAGTTTTCGATGATTTTTTCGC includes the following:
- the trpD gene encoding anthranilate phosphoribosyltransferase, with the protein product MKEILEQLFEHQTLNREEAKAALTEIANGKCNNSEIAAFISVYLMRSIKVEELAGFRDALLELCTPVDLSDFNTIDLCGTGGDKKDTFNISTLSSFVVAGAGGKVAKHGNYAVSSNCGSSNVMEALGYKFKNDVPKLREEMEKTGICFLHAPLFNSAMKNVAPIRRELGVKTFFNMLGPMINPSFPKNQMVGVYSLEISRLYNYIYQQTKTNFIILYSLDGYDEISLTGDFKITSRELEQVMSPSMLGLKTVRPEELYGGKTVDDATKIFMDVLTNQGTEAQTQTVIANSAMGLKCITPSKSFEDCVGEAKESLESGKALNALKKLISLQ